From Ureaplasma urealyticum serovar 8 str. ATCC 27618:
TTTTATTTTTTATTTACTACATTATCTAATTCAATAAAATTTTTAATAATATCTCTTCCTTTATAATCTATTCCAACAATTTGTTTAGCAATTGCTGTAGCTACTTTTATAGCAGATTCTTTTGTCTTTTTAATTTTTTCATCACCAGCTTGTTTATTATCATTAAAGTCGATTGGATTTTTTTCTAGATCAATTGGAAAATCAGCATTAACATTGAATTGTTTATTTAAATATGGTAATAATTGTTGGTTAAAGGCGATATTAGCCATGTGATACTTAGCATTCTTATTTAATTCTTTTACGAAAGAAACAACCGATGAATTTATTAATTGTGATTTTTTAATTTCAACAACTGAAATTTTTGTTTTATCTGTTGGTGCAGCAAGATTGTTTTCTACTTTTTGATCTTTACTATATTCGTAAAAAGTTAAACGTAAAATTGTTGGATCAGATATATCAATTAATTTATTAGTATTAGTATCTAACTTTTTAAATGCAATATTTTTTAGTTTTTCAGATATATCAAAACCCAATCCAACTGAAAATTTAGCTTCTATTTTATCACTAGAATTTTTAATATCATTGGTTGATAGATGTCGAAATGAAATATGATTTTGTTCGATATTATTAACATTATCATTATTTAATGCAACATTTGCAATTTTAACATTAGTTAATTTAACATCATAATTTACATTATCTTTATTCATTTTATCTTTTAAATCAATTTCTAAACCATTAGGATTTAATAATTGATTC
This genomic window contains:
- a CDS encoding DUF1410 domain-containing protein, whose product is MNYQTVAFEQVPSQKSTSTPENPSTPASTKKDEVVANKITINKIQNGTAIIEVAFSKFELADPNKKDFVLEVKDSVNDGASAISATELVFDANKKILTGKLNGLVSNINYKISKFTLNNNKIKFDLKQEDQQELLNQYIKQAKLNTIINKANKKINIKLQDFSILNSFQDNQPVLTFDIEIKKDSSLQVVHKSLTKNQLLNPNGLEIDLKDKMNKDNVNYDVKLTNVKIANVALNNDNVNNIEQNHISFRHLSTNDIKNSSDKIEAKFSVGLGFDISEKLKNIAFKKLDTNTNKLIDISDPTILRLTFYEYSKDQKVENNLAAPTDKTKISVVEIKKSQLINSSVVSFVKELNKNAKYHMANIAFNQQLLPYLNKQFNVNADFPIDLEKNPIDFNDNKQAGDEKIKKTKESAIKVATAIAKQIVGIDYKGRDIIKNFIELDNVVNKK